The Neovison vison isolate M4711 chromosome 13, ASM_NN_V1, whole genome shotgun sequence genome includes a region encoding these proteins:
- the LOC122893181 gene encoding olfactory receptor 4K15, which produces MNETNHSRVTEFVLLGLSNSQELQPFLFLIFSLLYLAILLGNFLIILTVTSDSRLHTPMYFLLANLSFIDICVASFATPKMIADFLVEHKTISFDACLAQIFFVHLFTGSEMVLLVSMAYDRYVAICKPLHYMTIMSRRVCIILVLISWLVGFIHTTSQLAFTVNLPFCGPNQVDSFFCDLPLVTKLACIDTYVVSLLIVADSGFLSMSSFLLLVVSYTVILITVRNRSSASMAKARSTLTAHITVVTLFFGPCIFIYVWPFSSYSVDKVLAVFYTIFTPILNPVIYTLRNKEVKAAMSKLKSRYLKPGQVSTVIRNVLFWETK; this is translated from the coding sequence ATGAATGAGACAAATCATTCCCGGGTAACCGAGTTTGTGTTGCTGGGGCTCTCTAATTCGCAGGAGCTCCAGCctttcttgtttctcatattttcACTACTTTACCTAGCAATACTGCTGGGCAACTTTCTTATCATCCTCACTGTAACCTCAGATTCCCGCCttcacacccccatgtacttcctGCTTGCGAACCTCTCTTTTATAGATATATGCGTTGCCTCTTTTGCTACCCCCAAAATGATTGCAGACTTTCTGGTTGAGCACAAGACTATTTCATTTGATGCCTGCCTGGCCCAGATTTTCTTTGTTCACCTTTTCACTGGCAGTGAAATGGTGCTCCTTGTATCCATGGCTTATGACCGTTACGTTGCTATATGCAAACCTCTCCACTACATGACAATAATGAGTCGCCGTGTGTGTATTATACTTGTTCTCATCTCCTGGCTCGTGGGGTTCATCCATACTACTAGCCAGTTGGCATTTACTGTTAACTTGCCTTTTTGTGGCCCAAATCAAGTAGACAGTTTTTTCTGTGACCTCCCTCTAGTGACAAAGCTGGCCTGCATAGACACTTATGTTGTCAGCCTACTTATAGTTGCAGATAGCGGCTTTCTTTCTATGAGCTCCTTTCTCCTCTTGGTTGTCTCATACACTGTGATACTTATCACTGTCAGGAACCGCTCCTCTGCTAGCATGGCAAAGGCCCGCTCCACACTGACTGCTCATATCACTGTGGTCACATTGTTCTTTGGACCATGCATCTTCATCTACGTGTGGCCCTTCAGCAGTTATTCTGTTGACAAAGTCCTTGCTGTGTTTTACACCATCTTTACTCCCATCTTAAACCCAGTTATTTACACTCTAAGGAACAAAGAAGTGAAGGCAGCCATGTCAAAACTGAAGAGTCGGTACCTGAAGCCTGGTCAGGTTTCTACAGTCATAAGAAATGTTCTTTTCTGGGAAACAAAGTAA